Part of the Zingiber officinale cultivar Zhangliang chromosome 6A, Zo_v1.1, whole genome shotgun sequence genome, gaaaatagcccggccaaaaattggtctcggaaaaaaagaattgtgccgggcggcggttcatgaggccgatcgaccGGTGTGGCTAATATtatttggtggtcggaaggaatgtcgtaagtccAAGCGAGACGCAACGtgtcctcctcgtcaaaacggctctccatggtcgtgtaccatagacccggagcgccgccggtcgactgcgaggtgctagtcatggtcgaaagacaagaatacgggaccaaaagggaaggttcaagcaaggaatggaggaaaactgactgaaggaaacgattaacagaaagaagaaaacgttgggaacgagaaagagggtcttacgagcaagaaagatgatcgacgggggcctgggggttgccgaagagttgaggggcgaggtcgccggagaaaaaaccgagcagaggagcgccggaggaggatgaagcaacaatgcggcgaaaacggagtcgcgggctttatatcgccgcccgggagcaacctccaccgtccgatccaggtcgtcgataatgaggtcatcatccagccgttcatttcaaacggcggctgtcccatcggaagtgacgccaccgccatacgctgacaaatgcACGATCGCCATGTGTCAGCAGGATattggtcgcatttaatgagctccccttaccgtgcgcagcgcacgtgatgggtagtaggggagagcatcgggcatggattccaagagaacacaaggcatggacaaaatacagccgaacggatgagcatccctatgccgagccgagcggcctaatgcagtgatcattgctcagtcagatcggcagtccagtcagtcggacttcgcctccttcgactagactcgaggggaaggcaagtgatccggtagtaaaagcccgggaccccctaatgagaggtcaacgccacgtggaggtcaaagggccagacggtccgtcgaagaagggtgagccgaccggactcatgagaaaagggcaggccgatcggtctgacagtaaacatctgatggtaaaaggcgccctgacagggatcggggttccgacgctcaatgaaacagtaaataatgacctagcggaaggcctaagagaaggccggacgtaatgggcgcgccgcccggccggGCCGGTGCAGGGAATTAGGGTCGTCCGGACGGCGCTCTCCGTCTAGCCGACCGGGcggacgtcctggccggcggtgggtaaatagggacaggaacatctgctgacagccgtcaagtcgtatggctaggccatactcctagtctgacaacggggtgtcctgttgtcccatcgaaggcacgacgggactgttgcagtatggcgtcaggtaagctttctaacaaacacataccgaggtatgggctgctgaCACGTACGTGCCTCGGTGGGCAtgtagaggctctttcaccgctctatataaggagtagcagacttcgccggaggtacgtgttctacaagctttggagctactttttcaaccacttgcttgcctgacttgagcgtcggagggtcgccgccgggaaccccttcccggcccgacttctgtgcaggttcgccggagcttcgtgagactagccggagatctacatcggcgacccggagagcgccacgtgcccagcgtccgttgaatcagcgttcggacaggatcaataaccTTTTTCTTTCCTTGGGTTGTACCTCCCAACAAGATTGATCCGTTTGGATCTTGGTCATGATGACCTTTTTATTGATTTTGACGATTGGATTTTTCTATGAATGGAAAAGGGGTGCTTCAGAACGGGAGTAACCACTAGTGATAGGGTAAAGGGGAAAGAACAAAGGAAATAGTGATGCATGGACCGTACTCGAACTTTGGATCAATATCCTCAGAAGGAAGGAGTACGGCCGCGTGTTTCAACGAGAGCACCGTAAAAACCTAATTCAGCTCTATGTAAGATAGCCAAAGTACATTTGAGCAATAAACCCACTATATTTGCTCACATTCCAGGCAAAAGGTCTTAATAAGAGGAGGTAGAGTCAAAGATCTGCCAAGTGTGAAATCCCATTGTATTAAAGGAGTCAAAGATTTGCTGGGAATTCCGGATCGAAGAAAAGGCATATCAAAATATGGTATAGAAAAACCCAAATAGATATGATTGAATGAGGTGAGAATAAGTACGAAAGAGAATATAAGAAGAgaaaatcatataaaaaaaaattgaacggATATATTAAATGTATTTTagtctaaaataatttaaatgatatctaaaatttttaatatggTGAAATTCAAAAGAAGAGATTGATTTTATTAATACTAAATTTTAAgatttcattttaaaatattaattcttaTTTCTATCAAGATTCAAGATTGAATCTAATTTTTCATTCCTATATCGATGTACCAAACGCTCCTGAATCGGATTTGATTggaaaaatcaaatttaataaatCAGATCGTAATTTTTTGAAGTCGGTAACAAGTTGGTATGCCTAATCGACTCATACTCTCTATTATAATTCGGAATttcttaataattattttttttttcgggCATAATAAAATCTAGTTTAAGATTCTTTGTGATCCACAGAGAGTGGATTCCACTATGTACCATTCAATGCGACGCCCCATTTATTTATGTTCTTCTACTTGTCCTTGAACCACTCACTGTTTGCACGTGGACACGAAGCATCGATTAAGCAGCCGCAGAAGACTCCAGGCCCACTTTTCCCACGTCGCTGGAATCATTTACGGTACGCTATTTGCTCGAAACGCTGTGCGGTGTTTGCAATCCATAGGGAGGAAGAGCGCCGTCGGGCCGACGTGACCGAACCCGCTGGATTTACGCTTTCCGTCTCACACGTGGTGCGGACGAAGCGACCGATCCAGCCGCGCCGCCCGCGACTCGGTGAACTCGGTCCTTCGCCGGGAGAGTGGCCCGGTGGCGGACGACGTCGCGTTCGACGGCGCCCAATTAGGCGCTGAGCGGGCAACAGAGCATCGGCTCCGCGTGTGGACAACACCTCGCCAGCGGTGGCGCTTACCCTTTTACCACTTcaataattaattactaattggTGTATAAATCTGGCGAGAAAGCAGCGGACTTGCCATCGACTTTCTCTCGATTTTCAGTTTTTAGACATAATAAAATGAGGGAGAGACGGAGATTACTCTGTTTCAGGGGTTGAAAAAGAAAGCGGCCATGTTCATATGAGTCTCTCTTTTTATATTTGTTTATCTTTTTTTTCACCTCTCTTCTTCGtcgtcttcttctccctctccgagCGTTCCAGTGGCGTAGGGAAACATGTCTAGTACTGGTTTCCCAGGGCGAGATGTCGGCTTTGGGGTTCAGGCGCCGGAGACTGGAAGTGACGGCCTGATGAAGCGGCCGCTGTCGGATATGGAGAGGGCACAGCAACAGCAGATGCAGCAGGCGTTGTTCCTTCGCTCGGTGAAACAGAGGACGCTTCTTGCTTCCTCTGCTTCTCCGTGCCTTTCGATGCCTCCGCCTCAAGATCCCTTTTTGGGCTCGTCTGCATCTACGGCTTCCTTGAATTTGATGTCATCCGGGTCGTTTCGCAGGCAGGAGGCGCCGCAGATCGGTCCCTCCGCTGCGCTGCGGGACGGTCTTCACGAACTGGAGCGGCGGCTTCTCATGGAGGACGAAGAGGACGTGGTGAGTGCTCCTGGATCCGCCGTGACGACCGCCGAGTGGAGCGAGGCGATGCAGCAACTTATCACGGCGCGGGTACCGTCGTCTGTGCCGAGCGTGTCAGGCGCGAACCAGTTCTCCACATCGCCGACGAACTCTTCCTCATCCACCGTGTCATCCTCTGCCTCGAGCTCGCCTCCATCATCGCTGGCCTCCGCGATCCCTGCCGGGATTTTTTTGCGGCAGATGCTCCTTGACACCGCAAACGCCGTCGCAGACGGTAACATCGACATGGCCACCGCGAACCTCGCTGTTTTGAAGAGCGCCGCGAACTACAGAGGTAACCCGGAGCAGCGGCTCACGGCGATGATGATCTCTGTACTGTTTGCTCGCTTGAAGCCGGCGCCAGCTGCCGGTTCTTTTCTGCCAGCCGCCGAAGTTTGCGGCTCGGACTACTTCGCAGCTTCGCAGATGCTCTACGAGGTATCTCCTTGCTTCAAGATCGGCCTCGTGGCCGCCAATTTGGCAATTTTGGAGGCCACCAAGGAGCAACCCAATATCCACATCCTCGATTTCCAGGTTTCCCATGCAGGCCAGTACTCTGCCCTCATCGACGCCCTCGTCGACCGACAGCGTCTCCACCCGGCTGCGCGGCCCCCATCACTCCGAATCACCGCTGTCGCTGATCGCACCTCCCTCTTCGCCAACAACGACATCGACGGAGCTCTAAGAAGCGTCGGAGACAGCATCGAGAAGCTAGCTAAGCGGCACGGCCTCGTCGTCCGCTTCGACGTCGTCCATCGCGCGGCGGCGGCCGAGCTCGACGCCGCCGCGCTGGGGTGCGAGGCGGGGGAAGCCCTAGCGGTCAACCTCCCGTTCGCCCTCGCCCGGGTCCCCGACGAGAGCGTCTCTCCGTTCAACCCCCGCGACGATCTCCTCCGGCGCGTGCGCGCTCTCCGCCCGCGCGTCGTCGCACTCGTGGAGCAGGAGATCAACACCAACACCGCCGCCTTCGCGGGCCGCTTCGCCTCCGCGTGTGCTCATTACGGCGTGCTGCTGGAGTCGCTGGACGTCACCGCCGCTCGCGACAGCGCCGATCGGACCCGCCTCGAGGTCGGGCTGGCGCGGCGCGCGGTGAACTCGGTGGCGAGAGAGGGCGCCGACCGGATCGAACGGTGCGAGGTATTCGGCAAGTGGCGTGCCCGCATGGGCATGGCCGGCTTCAAACCAGCCCAGCTCGGGTCGGCTGTGGTCGAACCGGTCAAAGCTCGACTCGAATCACTCCGTCCCAACCCGGGGTTCTCCGTAGCAGGGGAGGAGAACCGGATCGGGTTCGCGTGGAAGGGGCGGATTCTCACGGTAGCATCCACGTGGCGCTAGATCgcagaaaaaattaattaaaattaattatgtgaCTAAATTGGATATGGATCGGACCGGTCCGCATTGTTTAATATTGAATCATAATTATTCTCCAatccataattaattatttatcttTCTAATGGATGATAATTAGCGTTAGCTATTTATGACGTCATATTCTATAATTTTACGTTTATTTCCTTTTACATGTATGGGTGTCGCTTTGCGTTCGGGAACTGAAATATATGGGGCATGTCTGCGCTCTTCACTCGTGGGTGCCTTTTATTTCTATATTGCGTGGTTCACTTGTTCTTGTCGCCATCTGTTTGTTTTAGTATGAAAACCTAGTAATTAATTCGTGAAAATTTCATAttaatcttaaatatttaaatatgaaAACCTAGTTGTTTCTCCCTTCTTCAGAAATATTTAAATCTTAAATattgttaattaattttattagttcCCAAAAACAAAGCCAGGGTCAGGAATTGAATTAGTTAACGCAGAAGTATATTCTTCGTGCCGACGTAGGTCCACCGCCCACGCCGTCGCCGACTGGGCCATTATTTTTGAAGGTCGCATAATAATTGCGAGACGTAGCCATCAAGATCGCTGCCGGCACAGTGGATTGCTTGCATATATTATTTGTGCGAATAGCAGTCCGTTAGCCGTTTGAATCCTACGGCCAATGGGCCTTTCTATTTAGTTACATTATTAACCCCCAACTGGCCGGCATGGCGGACCGTGTGCATATTCAAAGTAAAGCTCCAAATATAGGAAGGGGAAAAAATATATTTGCTTAAATAAAAGGAGACTAATAATTTCGTATATGCTATTCCATTCTTAGAATATCACACATCTTAAAATATTCACAGTTATAGGCCACGAGCCCACATAGGGTGTAGACATGTGTTTAAGGATGGAAAAATGACATCAATATAGAATGACTTAGGGAAAGAGGATGTTGGGATCCGCCTTTGAAGGAGAATATTGGTCATCAGGGTCAAGATAAAAGATGCCCTCAAGGAAAATAACAGAGATTGAGAGTAAGTTTAAGATGAGAGAAAATCTAAGATGAGGCCTAGACTGAGGAGGGGATCCACTATCAAGACTGAGAGAGAGTCTACTACCGAGACTATAGGACAATTTAAGATTGAGAGGGAGTCAACTGTCAAGACTGTGGTCGAGACTAAAAGGGGGTCTGCTACTAAGACTGGAAGGGAGTCTATATTGTCGAGATTattgggggaggggggggggggattttgTGTAAGAACGTTgtgctagaggggaggtgaataacgctcgtgattTTCACGTTTTCCGAAAAAATTCGATTAGAATAACGTAGCGGAATAAAgataattacaaaagaaaacaatgttaatattttttgattttacttggttcagaatctGTGACAACTCATATTCCAAGACCCTCGATCGATGATAGCTTTCGTTAGTCAATTCACTATCAGTTCGTAACTTACAAGTATACCAAAGGCGATTACAAAAAAAGTATAATTTAAGTGCTCTATAAAGATAGATTATCCTGACGACTTAAGGATCCGAAGAGTCACGATTTCAGTCATCTGAGTCGCATCGCGGAGTCGTAGGATCGTCATTGAAACAACACAGAAGAGAAGGATCTATAGGATCGAAAGTGATAAAGAgaggggggggagggtgaatgaCGCTCATGGCTTTTTCACGTTTTCAGAAAACACTCGCGTAAAGAGTAAcaacgcagcggaaatataaagtaaaataaaacaagcgCTAACAAgggttgattttacttggttcgaattatgtgatgactcctactctaagactcacaCTTATTGAGTATTTACTTTGAGCAATTCACTAACGATTCGGAGAATTACAAGTATAATAATGTAATTAcaataattcaaattatactGACTGATCCGGCAGATAGAACAGGGGatccccattttgaggggtcaacgccacgtggaagtcaaaaggccaggtggtcgaCCGGAGAAGGACGGACCgagcggccgaccggag contains:
- the LOC121996670 gene encoding scarecrow-like protein 8, giving the protein MSSTGFPGRDVGFGVQAPETGSDGLMKRPLSDMERAQQQQMQQALFLRSVKQRTLLASSASPCLSMPPPQDPFLGSSASTASLNLMSSGSFRRQEAPQIGPSAALRDGLHELERRLLMEDEEDVVSAPGSAVTTAEWSEAMQQLITARVPSSVPSVSGANQFSTSPTNSSSSTVSSSASSSPPSSLASAIPAGIFLRQMLLDTANAVADGNIDMATANLAVLKSAANYRGNPEQRLTAMMISVLFARLKPAPAAGSFLPAAEVCGSDYFAASQMLYEVSPCFKIGLVAANLAILEATKEQPNIHILDFQVSHAGQYSALIDALVDRQRLHPAARPPSLRITAVADRTSLFANNDIDGALRSVGDSIEKLAKRHGLVVRFDVVHRAAAAELDAAALGCEAGEALAVNLPFALARVPDESVSPFNPRDDLLRRVRALRPRVVALVEQEINTNTAAFAGRFASACAHYGVLLESLDVTAARDSADRTRLEVGLARRAVNSVAREGADRIERCEVFGKWRARMGMAGFKPAQLGSAVVEPVKARLESLRPNPGFSVAGEENRIGFAWKGRILTVASTWR